One Orcinus orca chromosome 7, mOrcOrc1.1, whole genome shotgun sequence genomic window carries:
- the LOC125965064 gene encoding ERV-BabFcenv provirus ancestral Env polyprotein-like codes for MVQETEQALERQLPHPDHKTDPFSWLALIRQGVQMLNHTGIGNISDCFLCASLGQPPLTAVPLDQPFTSTLLNSSQNLPFPPLRVPIFLDLEKKNLTICYGSRPNLTNDALPCNSSLPVTTPMGAPPGLFFWCNGSLTKEINSSSPFPCIPVTLVPQLTLYGEAEFLSLTTQLFGRQKRAIFLPMVAGISLASSLVAAGIGGGALTHSVSTSRNLEEKLQLAIEASAASITSLQRQITSVARVAFQNRRALDLLTADKGGTCLFLQEECCYYINEIGVVEDNVDALRRLKEELQRRQRQSTSPIPDWWRSWLTPILGPLILICILFMLVPCFLRFLRNHIQEVSRVAVNQMLLHPYSLLPTEPPAAALP; via the coding sequence ATGGTCCAGGAGACAGAACAGGCCCTAGAACGCCAATTACCCCACCCTGACCATAAGACGGACCCTTTTTCTTGGTTGGCCCTCATCCGCCAAGGGGTGCAAATGCTTAATCACACCGGAATAGGCAACATCTCTGACTGCTTTCTATGTGCCTCACTTGGCCAACCACCATTAACTGCTGTCCCACTCGACCAGCCCTTCACCTCTACCCTCCTTAATTCCTCCCAGAACTTACCTTTTCCCCCTTTAAGAGTCCCCATATTCcttgatttagaaaaaaagaacctCACAATTTGCTATGGCAGCCGACCAAACTTAACTAATGATGCACTCCCTTGCAACTCATCCCTCCCTGTAACTACGCCAATGGGGGCCCCACCAGGTCTGTTCTTTTGGTGTAATGGCTCCCTTACAAAAGAGATCAACTCTTCCTCCCCCTTTCCATGTATCCCCGTCACCCTTGTTCCACAGCTCACATTATATGGCGAAGCCGAATTTCTCTCACTTACCACACAACTCTTCGGCCGACAGAAAAGGGCCATCTTTCTCCCTATGGTAGCAGGCATTTCCCTCGCCTCCTCCCTCGTTGCTGCAGGCATCGGGGGAGGAGCCCTGACACACAGTGTCTCAACATCCCGCAACCTAGAAGAGAAACTCCAGCTAGCCATTGAGGCCTCTGCCGCCTCCATCACCTCCCTCCAGCGCCAGATCACCTCAGTAGCCCGAGTTGCCTTCCAAAACCGACGCGCCCTGGACCTTCTGACAGCCGACAAAGGAGGTACCTGCCTCTTCCTACAAGAAGAATGCTGCTACTATATCAACGAGATAGGGGTCGTTGAGGACAATGTGGATGCTCTCCGACGCTTAAAAGAAGAACTCCAACGCAGGCAGCGACAATCCACCTCCCCCATCCCCGACTGGTGGCGGTCCTGGCTGACACCAATCCTAGGCCCCTTAATCCTTATCTGCATCCTATTCATGCTTGTCCCCTGTTTCCTCAGGTTTCTCCGCAATCACATACAAGAAGTATCTCGGGTGGCGGTGAATCAGATGCTACTCCACCCATATAGCTTACTACCCACAGAACCCCCCGCTGCCGCCCTCCCCTAA